Proteins from one Fibrobacter sp. genomic window:
- a CDS encoding amino-acid N-acetyltransferase — MNPSDFNSQHFEVAGFIREVFGYMERFKGQLFVLKIEDDLMSHPLFPVLMRDIGLLHKSGIKIIIVPGTRNSIDAQLKAWGLESKFHNGVRLTCEEALPHVEQASLGAAQHIMSHLTASGLRGIQGNWILARSMGVVNGVDYMRTGRIERIQKDILEQLLEENFVPIIPPIGWNKIGHAYNISSTELATELCKYMKVGKLFFIGNQDGIKLEGLVTGKNTKYLEPTDNGLISAMDVDQAQELLELNSDTLNFAQMDYLMNAIHACKAGANRV, encoded by the coding sequence ATGAACCCATCTGATTTTAATTCACAGCATTTCGAAGTTGCAGGTTTCATCCGTGAAGTGTTCGGCTACATGGAACGTTTCAAGGGTCAGCTGTTTGTCCTGAAGATCGAAGATGATCTGATGAGCCATCCGCTGTTTCCTGTGCTCATGCGAGATATCGGACTTTTGCACAAGTCCGGGATTAAGATCATTATCGTGCCGGGAACTCGCAATTCCATCGACGCCCAGCTGAAGGCTTGGGGTCTGGAATCCAAGTTCCATAACGGCGTACGTCTTACTTGCGAAGAGGCCCTGCCCCATGTGGAACAGGCATCTCTTGGCGCTGCCCAGCACATCATGAGCCACCTGACCGCTAGCGGCCTCCGTGGTATTCAGGGCAACTGGATTTTGGCCCGCAGCATGGGCGTGGTAAACGGTGTGGACTATATGCGCACCGGCCGCATTGAACGTATCCAGAAGGACATCCTGGAACAGCTGTTGGAAGAAAATTTCGTGCCTATCATTCCGCCCATCGGCTGGAACAAGATTGGTCACGCCTACAACATCAGCTCCACAGAACTTGCCACGGAACTCTGCAAGTACATGAAGGTGGGCAAGCTGTTCTTCATCGGAAACCAGGACGGTATCAAGCTGGAAGGCCTGGTGACGGGCAAGAACACCAAGTATCTGGAGCCTACCGACAACGGCCTTATTTCTGCTATGGATGTGGACCAGGCCCAGGAACTTCTGGAGCTGAACTCCGATACGTTGAACTTTGCCCAGATGGACTACCTGATGAACGCCATTCACGCCTGCAAGGCCGGCGCCAACCGTGT